Below is a genomic region from Candidatus Neomarinimicrobiota bacterium.
TTTCACCCGGTTGTATATTCCATGCCACGGGCTGCTTTATGAGAGCAAAATCATCTTTATAGAGTGTCATCGTGGCATGGTTTGACTGTCCCATGATGAAGGATAACAAGGTCAATATTCCGATAATTTTTTTCATTGCAATATTTCCAGGTTTGCTTTTACAAGTTCAAATTCCGCTGTCATATCTTCTAGTTTTTTCTTTTCATATTCAACCACATTGGCCGGGGCGCGACTGACAAAACTTTCGTTGGACAGTTTTTTTCGGATACCTGTGAGATGGCCTTCCAACTCACTCAACCGTTTTGAAAGTCGTGCATTTTCCTGGTCTAAATCTATTAACCCTTTAAGTGGAACAAATAGCTCCATTTTTTGCACTACCGCCGTAGCAGATTGATCTGGTTTTTCCAAATCCTGCCCCAATGTCATTTCTTCAATCCGTCCTAAAGTTCGAATAATTTCATCAAATGATTCAATCAGCCCTCGATTGCCGTTCACATTTCGGATAACCAAGTCCGCCTTTTTCCCGGGCGGCACATTCATTCGGCTGCGAATAGTGCGAACAGCTGTTACGATCTCTTTCAACAATGCCATTGAACCATCCGCTTCTTTATCTTCTATG
It encodes:
- a CDS encoding class I tRNA ligase family protein, with translation WILSQLNQTAIKVNRQLDRFHFNEAAKAIYEFTWSDFCDWYIEIAKTRFYGEDPKKADISRAVAVHVIKGILRLLHPYSPFITEELWAHFRDENDLDLIVTSWLNGEPSIEDKEADGSMALLKEIVTAVRTIRSRMNVPPGKKADLVIRNVNGNRGLIESFDEIIRTLGRIEEMTLGQDLEKPDQSATAVVQKMELFVPLKGLIDLDQENARLSKRLSELEGHLTGIRKKLSNESFVSRAPANVVEYEKKKLEDMTAEFELVKANLEILQ